In the Cylindrospermopsis raciborskii Cr2010 genome, CACCTACAGATTATTGTGGGGGATTCCGGGACGTTCTAATGCGCTGGCCATAGCTTTGCGGTTGGGGTTAAAACCAGAGGTAGTGGAGAATGCTAAAAGCCAACTAGGAGAAACAACGGATGAAGTTAATCAAGTAATTGCAGGACTAGAAGCTCAAAGACGGAGTCAGGAAACAAAAGCTGCAGCGGCCCAGGAACTACTCAAGCAGACGGAGAAATTATACAAAGAAGTTTCCCAGAGAGCCACAGCGTTAGAAGAAAGGGAAAAAGATCTGCGAGCTTCCCAAGAGATAGCGGTACAGAAAGCCATTACTCAAGCCAAGGGAGAAATTGCCCAGGTAATTCGCCAGCTCCAACAAGGTAAACCCACAGCTCAAGATGCACAAAAAGCAACTAAGTTACTAACTGAAATTGCGGATAAATACCAACCGGTAGCTCCCCCAAAAGTGAAACAAGGATTTATCCCCGAACCTGGTGAAAGGGTGCGCATACCTAAATTAGGGCAAACTGCCCAGGTAATATCTGCTGCGGATGGAAATGGGGAATTGACAGTGCGATTTGGAATGATGAAAATGACGGTAAACCTGGAGGATGTGGAATCCCTAGATGGGGAAAAACCATTAGTACCCAGCAAAACCAAGGTCCCACTTGCTGTAGTTTCTGGGCAAAAACAAGAACTTATAGCAGCATCATCAACATCGACTGAGAATTTAGAGATGCGCACATCCAAAAATACTGTTGATTTACGCGGAAAAAGGGTAGGGGATGCTGAATATATCTTAGACCAAGTTATTTCCCAAGCAGCAGGACCAGTATGGATTATTCATGGACATGGAACTGGTAAACTAAAACAAGGAGTTCATGAGTTCTTGCAACAGCACCCTAGGGTCAGTCATTATGAAGCAGCATCCCGGGTGGACGGTGGTACTGGTGTAACTATCGCCCATATCAAATAGGCAAAACTTAAAAACTTCTCACAATTAAGACAATAAATTTTCATTTCCCATAAAACCAAGACCTATTCTCTTGTTTAAACTGGGTAGTTGAGTCAACCAAAACCAATCAATCTTTGTTGTTGTCATGCTTGATAGCTTTTATTTACCGGATCACCTATGACAAAAGTTATGCAATCGACTGATAAGTCAGTCAAAGCCAATTCCCCATGGCAAGAATTAAGTCAGTTTCCAACTCCTAACTCGGTAGAATGGGATAACATTAAAACTCAATTGGATTTAGTGCTTTTAGCCCTGGAAACTTTAACTGGTATTGGTTCAGATGCGATGTTATCCGCAGCTACCCATCTGGATTTGGAATCAAAAGTACCCGATAGAATAGCTTTATGGCGATTACGCCAATCTAACCCCCTACGCAAAAGTCCAGGAGGGAGAAAAAAGCTAGATGTGGATGAGGCTAGATCTCTGGTTTTAATTACTTGTTATCTTGCTAAACAACATCAAGAGTTAATTCGGCGCGCTGTAGGTTTATTAGAAAAAATAGCGGCTAATCACCAACAACTTCATCAAAATGCTTTACTGGCAGATTATACAGATAACTTCTGCAATGTTTACCAGGAAAGAATGGAGGAAGATGATAAAATTTCTACTGATTTGTTGACTAATTTAGCAGTTAAACTACTGATAGATTTACTCTTTTATAGCTCTCCTACTGGACATCGCCGACTCTGGTTAACATTGCTAGACCGTTCCACAAGATAATGGTATTTTTACTATGCCTGGATCCAATTCTGTTGTTCGCCGTTATACACCGCCCACTTGTACGTTAGAAATTCTAGCGGAAAGCTCACCCTTATCTCGTTGGATGAGTCAAACTGTGGTGGATCAGCTACGTTTTCAATTGCATTTTGATGATCCAACTTTACCAGAAGATTTGAGAATACCTATTGAGGGTAATCGGGAACAGTTGGAGGTTTTATGTAATGCTGTAAGCAGCTACGTGCAGCAACTTTTGCAAGAGTCATCCGATAGGTTTTGTGTGATTTTTCGGGAATCTACACCTTCCAAACCCCCTACGTTACCCTCGGAAGCGGAAGATATTGCTTCTAGTGCGTCTCCAGCATCTGCTTCCCTTCCCCATCATAGGGATAATACGGGGGTTTTAGAGGCTACTATTTATCTAGAATTCCAGGAGAATCTAACTCATAAACTATACCTAGGTTCCCTAGCTACCCAAAGATCTGGACCGGTGATTGAACTGACTCTATTACAGTTATTTGATTTATCTAGTGCTTTGGATGAGTATTCTGCTGATATAATTGCATTACCAACTATGGGAGCTGAAAGGTTCATAAGTTCCAAATTGCCCAGATGGGCTCCTGTAGCAGCAGTGTTAACTTTGGCTTTGGGTCTAACTCCCTTCACCTGGCAATATGCTAGTAATATGCGCTCGGTGCGAGTAAGTGAGCAACAAAAACCTCAAGAACCTATGTCAACCGGGGCACCTACTATGAACCCGGATGCTGGTGTTAAGTCACCTGATTTAGCTGACCTACCTTCTGGTTTACCCAATTTTAATTTACCCAGTCCTAACCAGGAAAATTTGGATGTTCTTAGATCGGGCACAGTCTTCCCCACACCAACCCCTGGTACAACAGGTAAAAATCCCCTAAAAACACCAGAAATTGCAGGAGACATTATCCCTAATAGTCCTAATAGCACCCAAGTGCCCCCTAAAATACTG is a window encoding:
- a CDS encoding DUF3038 domain-containing protein; translated protein: MTKVMQSTDKSVKANSPWQELSQFPTPNSVEWDNIKTQLDLVLLALETLTGIGSDAMLSAATHLDLESKVPDRIALWRLRQSNPLRKSPGGRKKLDVDEARSLVLITCYLAKQHQELIRRAVGLLEKIAANHQQLHQNALLADYTDNFCNVYQERMEEDDKISTDLLTNLAVKLLIDLLFYSSPTGHRRLWLTLLDRSTR
- a CDS encoding DUF4335 domain-containing protein gives rise to the protein MPGSNSVVRRYTPPTCTLEILAESSPLSRWMSQTVVDQLRFQLHFDDPTLPEDLRIPIEGNREQLEVLCNAVSSYVQQLLQESSDRFCVIFRESTPSKPPTLPSEAEDIASSASPASASLPHHRDNTGVLEATIYLEFQENLTHKLYLGSLATQRSGPVIELTLLQLFDLSSALDEYSADIIALPTMGAERFISSKLPRWAPVAAVLTLALGLTPFTWQYASNMRSVRVSEQQKPQEPMSTGAPTMNPDAGVKSPDLADLPSGLPNFNLPSPNQENLDVLRSGTVFPTPTPGTTGKNPLKTPEIAGDIIPNSPNSTQVPPKILGYPTDPRIQGRIPNSNIPPGDVNRLPDSLPNPSLPQTQPLNRSNRTGENDTAGTAKQDLTTITSQENKSYDTPQVAEAGKYLQGKWRPPADFTQTLEYSVTLEVDGTIQRILPLNQAAREYIDNTGMPEIGKPFVSSNKAGKTLRIRVVYSPDGKVKTFTETP